In Leptolyngbya sp. SIO1E4, one DNA window encodes the following:
- a CDS encoding NAD(P)/FAD-dependent oxidoreductase, whose product MPSRVAVIGAGPCGLSQLHAFEQARLNGANIPELVCFEKQADWGGLWNYTWRTGLDEYGEPVHGSMYRYLWSNGPKECLEFADYTFDEHFGQPIPSFPPREVLYDYVVGRAKKENLARYIHFSTPVRYVDYVEASDRFRVRVKDLKADQERTEEFDAVIVCTGHFSVPNLPVFKGIDQFSGQILHSHDFRDAREFADRDLLVVGSSYSAEDIALQSYKYGARSVTISYRTAPMGFDWPDGIKEVPLLTHLEGKTAHFKDGSSQAIDAIVLCVGYQHSFPFLADSLRLKTQNRLYPGSLYKGIFWETNPKLMYLGMQDQFYTFSMFDVQAWYARDVVLGRILLPEPAVMAKDIALWQQREAALKDAFEQIDFQKDYVVDLANCVDYAPCDWEMTVALFKEWEHDKEHSILGYRDKSFVSPCTGTKAPIHHTPWIEAMDDSMACFLNKQPIETA is encoded by the coding sequence ATGCCCTCTCGCGTTGCAGTGATCGGTGCTGGGCCGTGTGGTCTCTCACAGCTCCATGCCTTCGAGCAGGCCCGTCTTAATGGTGCCAATATTCCAGAACTGGTGTGTTTTGAAAAGCAGGCTGACTGGGGAGGGCTGTGGAACTACACCTGGCGCACTGGACTAGACGAATATGGCGAGCCAGTCCACGGCAGTATGTATCGCTACCTGTGGTCTAACGGCCCTAAGGAGTGCCTGGAGTTTGCTGACTATACGTTTGACGAGCACTTTGGGCAGCCGATTCCATCCTTTCCTCCCCGTGAAGTCCTTTACGACTATGTTGTGGGGCGGGCTAAAAAAGAAAATCTGGCACGTTACATTCACTTCAGCACCCCAGTGCGCTATGTGGACTATGTTGAAGCCAGCGATCGCTTCCGAGTGCGGGTCAAAGACCTCAAGGCTGATCAAGAGCGGACTGAAGAATTTGACGCAGTAATCGTCTGTACAGGGCATTTTTCAGTGCCGAACCTGCCCGTCTTTAAAGGTATTGACCAGTTCTCTGGGCAAATCCTGCACAGCCACGATTTCCGCGATGCCCGAGAGTTTGCCGATCGCGATTTGCTGGTTGTTGGCAGCAGCTACTCCGCGGAAGACATTGCTCTGCAAAGCTATAAATATGGGGCGCGATCGGTAACCATCAGCTATCGCACTGCACCGATGGGTTTTGATTGGCCAGACGGCATTAAAGAGGTACCGCTCTTAACCCATCTAGAGGGTAAAACGGCTCATTTCAAAGACGGCAGCAGTCAGGCGATCGACGCCATCGTGCTTTGCGTTGGCTACCAGCACAGCTTTCCCTTCTTAGCAGACAGCCTCCGCTTAAAAACCCAAAATCGACTGTATCCTGGCTCCCTTTACAAAGGCATTTTCTGGGAAACCAATCCCAAGCTGATGTACTTAGGCATGCAGGATCAGTTCTATACCTTCAGCATGTTTGATGTGCAGGCCTGGTATGCCCGCGATGTAGTCTTAGGGCGGATTTTACTACCCGAACCAGCCGTAATGGCAAAAGATATTGCCCTCTGGCAGCAGCGCGAAGCAGCGTTAAAAGATGCCTTTGAGCAAATTGATTTTCAGAAAGACTATGTCGTCGATCTGGCCAACTGCGTTGATTATGCCCCCTGTGACTGGGAGATGACGGTCGCGCTGTTTAAGGAATGGGAGCATGACAAAGAACACAGCATCCTGGGCTACCGGGATAAGTCGTTCGTCTCCCCCTGCACAGGGACGAAAGCCCCCATTCACCATACGCCTTGGATT